In Rhinoraja longicauda isolate Sanriku21f unplaced genomic scaffold, sRhiLon1.1 Scf000212, whole genome shotgun sequence, a genomic segment contains:
- the LOC144590570 gene encoding ribonuclease T2-like has product MGLPFLLLLFLVAASCSGKSNLGDPTDNVLALRWPPNACKVNHWTGKGCEFEWWTIHGWWPPKGGNVNMDPYNYNKIKSLQPDLDKVWPELSGKDTLWSHEWEAHGKPATQTLTVREYFEKGLNYYRRVESCAKVIPKIIIRKESSGKRIITEARLYLK; this is encoded by the exons atgggtctgccattcctcctgctcCTCTTCCTGGTGGCAGCCAGCTGTTCTGG CAAATCTAACTTGGGAGATCCTACCGATAATGTTCTGGCACTTAGGTGGCCACCAAACGCCTGTAAG GTGAATCACTGGACCGGCAAAGGATGTGAATTTGAATGGTGGACCATCCATGGCTGGTG GCCCCCCAAGGGTGGCAATGTGAATATGGATCCGTATAACTACAACAAAATAAAG tCTTTACAGCCTGATTTGGACAAGGTTTGGCCCGAACTGTCTGGCAAAGACACTCTTTG gtCCCATGAATGGGAGGCACACGGTAAGCCTGCTACTCAGACATTAACAGTGCGTGAGTACTTTGAGAAAGGTCTGAACTACTACAG ACGTGTGGAAAGTTGTGCAAAAGTAATACCAAAG ATAATAATCCGGAAAGAATCATCTGGAAAGCGA ATTATTACTGAAGCACGTTTGTATCTCAAGTAA